GGACACTGGGCGGTACACGGTCGGCATGGCCACCAGCGCCGCCGACGTGCAGGCCGCGCAGCGACTCCGCCACGAGGTCTTCGCCGGGGAGATGGGGGCGCGGCTCGACAGCCCGGTCTCCGGCCTCGACGTGGACCGGTTCGACGCCTACTGCGACCATCTCCTCGTACGCGACGGCAGCGAAGTCGTCGGCACGTACCGGCTGCTTCCGCCTGGGCGTGCCGACCGGCTCTACTCCGACGGCGAGTTCGACCTGACCAACCTCGCGCCACTCAGGAAGGGCCTGGTGGAGGCGGGCCGCACCTGCGTCCACCCCGACCACCGGGGCGGCGCGGTGGTCGCGCTGATGTGGGCGGGCATCGCCCGGTACATGCTCTCCGGCGGTCACCAGTGGCTGGCGGGCTGCTGCTCGGTGCCGCTCGACGACGGTGGCACGCTGGCCACCGCCGTGGTGGAGCGGGTCCCGCTCGGGCCGGAGGAGCACCGGGTCACGCCGCACACGCCGTGGCACCCCCAGGGCACGGCCCCTTCCGACCGTTTCGTGCCACCCGCCCTCCTGCGCGGCTACCTGCGGCTGGGGTCGTGGGTGTGCGGGGCGCCCGCCCATGACCGGGACTTCGGCACCGCGGACTTCTTCGTGCTGCTCTCGATGGCCAACGTGAACATGCGCTACCTGCGGTACTTCCTCGGGGAGACGCTATGAGCACTGTCGCGCCCGAGACGCCGCTCGCACCTCACGCGCCGACCTCGCCCACCCTGCATGCGCCGGCCCCAGCCACCCTGCATGCGCCGGCCCCGGCTGAGGCGCCGGTCAGCCATAACGCACCGAACCCGGCCGAGGCGCCGGACCCGTGGCGTCCGCTCGGCCCCTGCACAACGGACACCTGCGTGGAGGCCGCGACCGCCGCCGCCGGACCCGTCCAGCTCGCGGCCCGGCTGGTCGCCGCATTCCTGGTGCTGCTCGCCGGGGTGCCGATGTCCCTGGTGGGGCGGATGCGGGCGACGTGGCGTACGGAGCTCACGATGGCCTGGGCACGACTGCTCCTCCGCGCGCTCGGCGTCCGCCTCGAGGCGACGACGTCGGGAAGCGGCACACCGCCGGACGCCGGCGCGGCCTCGGAGGCGGGCACGGTGTCGGATGCCGGTGCTGCTTCGTACGTCCGGGCGAGGCCGGGTGGCGGTTCGGGACCGGATGGCGGGGTGAGACCGGAAGTCGGTGCGGGACCGGAGACGGGCGTTCTGGTCGTGGCGAACCACGTGTCCTGGCTCGACCCACTCGTCCTCGCGGCCACGGTGCCCTCGCGCCCACTCGCCAAGCGGGAGATCGGCGAGTGGCCTTTCATCCGCACGCTGGCCGCCGGCGCGGGCGCGCTGTTCATCGACAGGGAGCGCCTGTCCGCGCTGCCGCCGGCCGTCGCCGCGGTCGCCGCCGCCCTCAGGGCGGGCGACACCGTGGTCGCCTTCCCCGAGGGCACCACCTGGTGCGGTCGCGGAATGGGCAGGTTCCGCCCGGCCGTCTTCCAGGCGGCCGTGGACGCGGGCGCTCCGGTCCGTCCGGCCGTACTCCGCTACCGCGAAGGGACGGCGACTTCGACCCGCGCCTGCTACGTCGGGGACGACTCGCTGCTCGCCTCCATCGTCCGGGTGGCCGCGACCCGGCGCCTGACTGTGGAGATCACGCTCTTCGCCGCCGTACGGCCTGCTGCGCCCACGAGCACACGGCCGGAGGCCCGCACGGCCCTGGCGCGGCTCACCGAGAGCCGGGTACGCGCCAACGTACTCGAACCTGCACATCACGAGTAGGCGGCAGAACGCGGCACGGCACCGTCGAAAAGGCTGCCTTCACCATGGACCGTCTGTGCGGATCAGGGTCGTGCAGACGAAAAGCGGAAATCACCCGCTCATCGGGGAAGATACGAAAGTGCGATCTCAATAGCGTCGTCCACCGAGCCGGCTTCCCTCCTTGCGTCCCGTGAGCTCGTGGACTCGACTCGGAACCTCCCGCCGGCAAGCGGAACGATCCAGATCTCCCCCGCCCTCCTCTCCAGGTAGTCGAGTGCAAGGCGGATCGTCCCGTGGCTGACATAAGGAAACAACATTCGCAGCCGATCCACCCGGTGAACCGCCTGCAATACGTCGGCCAGCTGCCGGAATTCGGCATCGCCGAGAAGGTGATCCCATTGGACCGATACCGGATCACCGCTTTCATACGCCTCGGACAAACGACTGTAACTCATGAACGGGAATCGATCGGCCAACCCTCTCAGCGCCAACCCCTGCCGCCAGGCATCGGCCATCTGC
This window of the Nonomuraea helvata genome carries:
- a CDS encoding GNAT family N-acetyltransferase, translated to MTITLDTGRYTVGMATSAADVQAAQRLRHEVFAGEMGARLDSPVSGLDVDRFDAYCDHLLVRDGSEVVGTYRLLPPGRADRLYSDGEFDLTNLAPLRKGLVEAGRTCVHPDHRGGAVVALMWAGIARYMLSGGHQWLAGCCSVPLDDGGTLATAVVERVPLGPEEHRVTPHTPWHPQGTAPSDRFVPPALLRGYLRLGSWVCGAPAHDRDFGTADFFVLLSMANVNMRYLRYFLGETL
- a CDS encoding 1-acyl-sn-glycerol-3-phosphate acyltransferase, encoding MSTVAPETPLAPHAPTSPTLHAPAPATLHAPAPAEAPVSHNAPNPAEAPDPWRPLGPCTTDTCVEAATAAAGPVQLAARLVAAFLVLLAGVPMSLVGRMRATWRTELTMAWARLLLRALGVRLEATTSGSGTPPDAGAASEAGTVSDAGAASYVRARPGGGSGPDGGVRPEVGAGPETGVLVVANHVSWLDPLVLAATVPSRPLAKREIGEWPFIRTLAAGAGALFIDRERLSALPPAVAAVAAALRAGDTVVAFPEGTTWCGRGMGRFRPAVFQAAVDAGAPVRPAVLRYREGTATSTRACYVGDDSLLASIVRVAATRRLTVEITLFAAVRPAAPTSTRPEARTALARLTESRVRANVLEPAHHE
- a CDS encoding DUF6193 family natural product biosynthesis protein; this encodes MTDGPNFSAEHLDAEFYPDLIQLGGLASAIRQLARDNGIDLERVDAEPGAGRYITAKIPSNWGRVSVLLGAERRWFSVTIQGNTHVWASGGTEDLLSVVQMADAWRQGLALRGLADRFPFMSYSRLSEAYESGDPVSVQWDHLLGDAEFRQLADVLQAVHRVDRLRMLFPYVSHGTIRLALDYLERRAGEIWIVPLAGGRFRVESTSSRDARREAGSVDDAIEIALSYLPR